A portion of the Burkholderia pseudomultivorans genome contains these proteins:
- a CDS encoding Nramp family divalent metal transporter, with the protein MSSARPDDAPPPTDTTTPDRQPWYRRLGPGLLAGASDADPSNVAVYAQAGSQFGYNMLWMIVVTLPMMVAVQVASACIGRANRQGLIAGIREHFSDRVAKTLIVMVAIVNVVNVGADLAAMGDATALVVGGHSYWYAPVYGLASLALQVTLSYERYARWLKWMTFGLLAYVLELGFVQVDWHGALHAIVLPQIAFTHAYATTAVAVLGTTLSPYLFVWQAALEVEEAQAERRNGDTARAYAPRDAQARRIRFDTWSGMIVTNAVSFCIMVVGAAVFFARGRHDIGSTAQAAEALRPIAGEAAFVVFALGIVGCGLLAIPAFAGSAAYGCAEAWRFREGLNEPVRRAPAFYAVLALCVAVGIAICFSPVDPIRALYWSAVLNGIAAVPMLVMVMLLSARRGADGQAGQGIVSTCFGWLAVALMAAAVVTMIVDMLT; encoded by the coding sequence ATGAGCAGCGCGCGCCCCGACGACGCGCCGCCGCCCACCGACACCACGACGCCCGACCGGCAACCCTGGTATCGACGGCTCGGCCCCGGCCTGCTCGCCGGCGCGTCGGACGCCGATCCGAGCAACGTCGCGGTCTACGCGCAGGCCGGCAGCCAGTTCGGCTACAACATGCTGTGGATGATCGTCGTCACGCTGCCGATGATGGTCGCCGTGCAGGTCGCGTCGGCCTGCATCGGACGCGCGAACCGGCAAGGCCTGATCGCCGGCATCCGCGAGCATTTCTCCGATCGCGTCGCCAAGACGCTGATCGTGATGGTCGCGATCGTCAACGTGGTCAACGTCGGCGCGGACCTCGCCGCGATGGGCGACGCGACCGCGCTGGTGGTCGGCGGCCACAGCTACTGGTACGCGCCCGTCTACGGGCTCGCCTCGCTCGCGCTGCAGGTGACGCTGTCGTACGAACGCTATGCGCGCTGGCTGAAATGGATGACGTTCGGCCTGCTCGCATACGTGCTCGAACTCGGTTTCGTGCAGGTCGACTGGCACGGCGCGCTGCATGCGATCGTGCTGCCGCAGATCGCCTTCACGCATGCGTATGCGACGACCGCGGTCGCGGTGCTCGGCACCACGCTGAGCCCCTATCTGTTCGTCTGGCAGGCCGCGCTCGAGGTCGAGGAGGCGCAGGCCGAACGGCGCAACGGCGACACCGCGCGCGCGTACGCGCCGCGCGACGCACAGGCGCGGCGGATTCGGTTCGACACGTGGAGCGGCATGATCGTCACCAACGCGGTGTCGTTCTGCATCATGGTGGTCGGCGCGGCCGTGTTCTTCGCGCGCGGCCGGCACGATATCGGCAGCACCGCGCAGGCCGCCGAAGCGCTGCGCCCGATCGCCGGCGAGGCGGCGTTCGTCGTGTTCGCGCTCGGCATCGTCGGCTGCGGCCTGCTCGCGATTCCCGCGTTCGCCGGCAGTGCCGCCTACGGCTGCGCGGAAGCGTGGCGTTTTCGCGAAGGGCTGAACGAACCGGTGCGGCGCGCACCGGCGTTCTACGCGGTGCTCGCGCTGTGCGTCGCGGTCGGCATCGCGATCTGCTTCAGCCCGGTGGATCCGATCCGCGCGCTGTACTGGAGCGCGGTGCTCAACGGCATCGCGGCGGTGCCGATGCTGGTGATGGTGATGCTGCTGTCGGCACGGCGCGGCGCCGACGGGCAGGCCGGCCAGGGCATCGTGTCGACCTGCTTCGGCTGGCTTGCCGTCGCGCTGATGGCCGCCGCGGTCGTCACGATGATCGTCGACATGCTGACCTGA
- a CDS encoding UdgX family uracil-DNA binding protein (This protein belongs to the uracil DNA glycosylase superfamily, members of which act in excision repair of DNA. However, it belongs more specifically to UdgX branch, whose founding member was found to bind uracil in DNA (where it does not belong), without cleaving it, appears to promote DNA repair by a pathway involving RecA, rather than base excision.): MTRRQPAEPPEETPEPASLDACRRCALWEHATQAVPGVGPRNARIMLVGEQPGDQEDRAGLPFVGAAGRVLDRALAAAGIERDTVYLTNAVKHFKWEPRGKRRLHKTPAQREVAACHYWLERELDAQRPRVIVALGSTALRAVLQDNDATLQRTPTPVRTAQGHLVVATWHPSYVLRTRGADSREQAYQTLVDALRTASRLARGDEAPPRPHGDSR; this comes from the coding sequence ATGACCCGCCGCCAGCCTGCCGAGCCGCCCGAGGAGACACCCGAGCCAGCGAGCCTCGACGCGTGCCGCCGCTGCGCGCTGTGGGAACACGCGACGCAGGCCGTGCCGGGCGTCGGCCCGCGCAATGCGCGCATCATGCTGGTCGGCGAGCAGCCGGGCGACCAGGAAGACCGCGCCGGGCTGCCGTTCGTCGGCGCCGCCGGCCGCGTGCTCGATCGCGCGCTGGCCGCGGCCGGCATCGAACGCGACACGGTCTATCTGACGAATGCGGTCAAGCACTTCAAGTGGGAGCCGCGCGGCAAGCGACGGCTGCACAAGACGCCCGCGCAGCGCGAGGTCGCCGCCTGCCATTACTGGCTCGAACGCGAGCTCGACGCGCAGCGCCCCCGCGTGATCGTCGCGCTCGGCAGCACCGCACTGCGCGCGGTGCTGCAGGACAACGACGCAACCCTGCAACGCACGCCGACGCCGGTGCGCACCGCGCAAGGCCATCTCGTCGTCGCGACCTGGCATCCGTCCTACGTGCTGCGCACGCGCGGCGCCGATTCGCGCGAGCAGGCGTATCAGACGCTCGTCGACGCGCTGCGCACCGCGTCGCGCCTCGCGCGCGGCGACGAGGCACCGCCGCGCCCGCACGGAGACTCGCGATGA
- a CDS encoding response regulator produces the protein MSIASGDDPGADDVLLWRAPDSVPPRPRRVLIVDDYRDAADALQLLLDARGFECRVIDDPFCVCEVARDWQPFAAVLDIAMPGLDGLQLAQRLRGDPCTAGMLLVACSAFASRRDRERAREAGFDAHCAKPLTPHRLLRYLDAAWGGAVTRRL, from the coding sequence ATGTCCATCGCCTCCGGCGACGATCCGGGCGCCGACGACGTGCTGCTGTGGCGCGCGCCGGACAGCGTGCCGCCGCGGCCGCGCCGCGTACTGATAGTCGACGACTACCGCGACGCGGCCGACGCGCTGCAGCTGCTGCTCGACGCACGCGGCTTCGAATGTCGCGTTATCGACGATCCGTTCTGCGTATGCGAGGTCGCGCGCGACTGGCAGCCGTTCGCGGCCGTACTGGACATCGCGATGCCGGGGCTCGACGGGCTGCAGCTCGCGCAGCGGCTGCGCGGCGATCCATGCACGGCCGGCATGCTGCTCGTCGCGTGCAGCGCGTTCGCGTCGCGGCGTGATCGCGAGCGTGCGCGCGAAGCAGGCTTCGACGCGCACTGCGCGAAGCCGCTGACGCCGCACCGGCTGCTGCGCTATCTCGATGCGGCGTGGGGCGGCGCCGTTACACGGCGCTTGTAA
- a CDS encoding PRC-barrel domain-containing protein → MQTPDQGQTRIVGKGATTAAGPGPDVMAASTLEGDKVYTTDGDDVGKIKEIMLDVRSGRVAYAVLSSGGLLGIGDKLLAIPWSALTLDTERKCFLLSVSSELIRNAPGFDKDHWPAMADPQWAGPLHEYYGSAPYWGAGDELGLTDPTEELNDPRTRGQH, encoded by the coding sequence ATGCAGACCCCCGATCAAGGACAGACCCGCATCGTCGGCAAGGGCGCCACGACGGCGGCCGGCCCCGGCCCCGACGTGATGGCGGCCAGCACGCTGGAAGGCGACAAGGTGTACACGACCGACGGCGACGACGTCGGCAAGATCAAGGAAATCATGCTCGACGTACGCTCGGGCCGGGTCGCCTACGCGGTGCTGTCGAGCGGCGGCCTGCTCGGCATCGGCGACAAGCTGCTCGCGATCCCGTGGAGCGCGCTGACGCTCGACACCGAGCGCAAGTGCTTCCTGCTGTCGGTGTCGTCCGAGCTGATCCGCAACGCGCCCGGCTTCGACAAGGACCACTGGCCGGCGATGGCCGACCCGCAATGGGCAGGGCCGCTGCACGAGTACTACGGCAGCGCGCCGTATTGGGGCGCGGGCGACGAGCTCGGGCTCACCGATCCGACCGAGGAACTGAACGACCCGCGTACGCGCGGACAACACTAG
- a CDS encoding CBS domain-containing protein yields the protein MHRVNEIMSQDVVRIAPTDSIRHAAQLMERYDIGALPVCDNNRLVGMVTDRDLTVRALSAGKPPETRIQEVASGPIEWCFDDDSLDEIQHYMADAQLRRLPVVDHDKRLVGMLSLADIATRTAGASRDDLANTLEGVSQPKQT from the coding sequence ATGCATCGCGTCAACGAAATCATGTCGCAGGACGTCGTGCGCATTGCGCCGACCGATTCGATCCGTCATGCGGCCCAGCTGATGGAGCGCTACGACATCGGGGCGCTGCCCGTGTGCGACAACAACCGGCTGGTCGGGATGGTCACGGACCGCGACCTCACGGTGCGTGCGCTCTCGGCCGGCAAGCCGCCGGAGACGCGCATCCAGGAAGTCGCGTCGGGGCCGATCGAATGGTGCTTCGACGACGATTCGCTGGACGAGATCCAGCATTACATGGCCGATGCGCAGCTGCGCCGCCTGCCCGTCGTCGATCACGACAAGCGGCTGGTCGGCATGCTGTCGCTCGCCGACATCGCGACGCGCACGGCCGGCGCGTCGCGCGACGACCTCGCGAACACGCTCGAGGGCGTGTCGCAACCGAAGCAGACGTGA